The proteins below are encoded in one region of Bacillus horti:
- a CDS encoding GNAT family N-acetyltransferase, which yields MITMKRLTECTLAESVQAWNEGFEGYYFNATTSAEAFIQRMMQEDLSPDYSIVAFKEGKPVGIVLHGIRDVKEHKLAWNGGTGVATEVRKMGVGRLLMEESLKVLQEAGVTLATLEAISENHKAIGLYEKMGYQVIDQLEHLGLNGSQSNKSFAELENKDFSVQHTLPQLVGNLSFYKDTNPWQTQWPNTKNGEAIIVRDTEGKQELGYAFYRRVFNKQGEHTKTILNQCEPHPGLAEAEAEKVIKSMLSDVFGAFSENIDRVIPNLPLEQSKLTYKVLTELGFTTKAKQVFMVKKL from the coding sequence ATGATAACAATGAAAAGATTAACGGAGTGTACCTTAGCAGAAAGTGTTCAAGCGTGGAATGAGGGGTTCGAAGGGTATTATTTTAATGCAACCACATCAGCAGAAGCTTTTATCCAAAGAATGATGCAGGAGGACCTATCACCAGACTATTCAATTGTGGCGTTTAAAGAAGGAAAGCCAGTGGGCATAGTTTTACACGGAATTCGCGATGTGAAGGAACATAAATTGGCTTGGAATGGTGGGACAGGTGTAGCGACTGAGGTTAGGAAAATGGGAGTTGGTCGCTTATTGATGGAAGAGAGCCTGAAGGTTTTACAGGAGGCAGGTGTAACACTGGCCACTTTGGAGGCAATAAGTGAGAATCATAAGGCTATTGGACTCTATGAAAAAATGGGGTATCAGGTGATTGATCAGCTCGAGCACTTGGGACTTAACGGGTCACAATCGAATAAAAGCTTTGCAGAGCTGGAGAATAAAGATTTTAGCGTTCAGCACACTCTTCCCCAACTAGTAGGAAATCTATCCTTCTATAAAGATACGAATCCATGGCAAACACAATGGCCTAATACGAAAAATGGCGAGGCTATCATTGTCCGTGATACGGAAGGCAAGCAAGAACTAGGTTATGCTTTTTATCGCCGAGTATTTAATAAGCAGGGTGAGCATACCAAAACGATTTTAAATCAATGTGAGCCTCATCCAGGGCTAGCGGAGGCCGAAGCTGAAAAGGTCATCAAATCTATGCTATCAGATGTTTTTGGAGCCTTTTCAGAGAATATTGATCGAGTCATTCCCAACCTACCTTTAGAGCAAAGTAAGCTT